The Tripterygium wilfordii isolate XIE 37 chromosome 4, ASM1340144v1, whole genome shotgun sequence genome has a window encoding:
- the LOC119997544 gene encoding enhancer of rudimentary homolog yields MANRHTIILMQTSPNRASRTFMDYGSITQAMDGICGLYERKLKDLNPAIRNITYDIGDLYNFIDGLADMSALVYDHSIQAYLPYDRQWIKQKTFQHLKKLAN; encoded by the exons ATG GCGAATAGGCATACCATTATCCTGATGCAAACCTCTCCGAATCGAGCAAGTAGAACATTTATGGATTATGGGTCAATAACCCAAGCGATGGATG GTATATGTGGACTATACGAGAGGAAGCTCAAGGACTTGAATCCGGCCATCAGAAACATCACTTACGACATTGGAGATCTGTACAATTTCATTGATGGTCTTGCAGACATGAGCGCATTGGT TTATGATCACTCAATTCAGGCTTACTTGCCGTATGACAGACAGTGGATCAAACAGAAGACATTTCAGCACCTCAAGAAATTAGCAAATTGA
- the LOC119996104 gene encoding uncharacterized protein LOC119996104 produces MSSSFLVVQLYNYLRALSLDEERALHHFNQSSSAFFFLLHDTFVLSLQVPPLQNLWTNDAETTFNLKDCVCEALNFGGEFCIAARLSSFLACKPTVRKNRRTVSGPTGVEVNLNLQLPFAKIERARDNYRCSFFGCVLVYLYPISSCLGIGGLESLEMASTTGGGALTPYLSHMNHGSPSSSSLSFCKLNLYANPGSSPMSPWAGSKNGKNPRGFHLYALFGGKKDNNDKGDEKAGILGNMQNLYETVKKAQMVVQVEAVRVQKELAAAEFDGYCEGELIKATLSGNQQPVRIEITEAAVELGPEKLSLLVTEAYKDAHQKSVQAMKERMGDLAQSLGMPQGLNDGFK; encoded by the exons ATGTCGAGCAGTTTCCTTGTTGTGCAGCTGTACAATTATCTGAGAGCCTTGTCATTGGATGAAGAAAGGGCACTTCAT CATTTTAATCAAAGTTCCAGtgccttttttttcctccttcacGACACTTTTGTCCTGTCATTGCAGGTTCCCCCACTCCAG AACTTATGGACAAATGACGCTGAGACGACATTTAACTTGAAGGATTGTGTGTGTGAAGCGTTGAATTTTGGTGGAGAATTCTGTATTGCTGCAAGGCTTAGTTCATTTCTTGCTTGTAAACCAACAGTCCG gaaaaaccgAAGAACCGTGAGCGGTCCGACCGGAGTAGAAGTGAATCTGAATCTGCAATTGCCATTTGCAAAGATCGAGCGAGCGAGGGATAACTACAGATGTTCTTTTTTCGGATGTGTGTTAGTTTATCTTTATCCTATTTCTTCCTGTCTCGGTATCGGCGGGCTCGAATCCTTGGAAATGGCCTCTACTACCGGCGGTGGTGCTCTGACTCCATATCTCTCGCACATGAACCACGGAAGCCCTAGCTCTTCGTCTCTCTCCTTCT GTAAATTAAACTTGTATGCAAATCCAGGTTCCTCCCCAATGTCGCCATGGGCTGGTAGTAAGAATGGGAAGAACCCAAGAGGTTTCCATTTATATGCATTATTTGGAGGAAAGAAGGATAACAATGATAAGGGTGATGAGAAG GCAGGAATTCTGGGTAATATGCAGAACTTGTATGAAACTGTTAAGAAAGCACAAATGGTAGTGCAAGTGGAGGCAGTTCGTGTGCAGAAAGAACTTGCTGC GGCAGAATTTGATGGCTACTGTGAAGGTGAACTAATTAAG GCAACACTTTCTGGTAACCAGCAACCTGTGCGCATTGAGATCACTGAGGCTGCAGTGGAACTAGGACCTGAA AAACTTTCACTTCTGGTCACTGAGGCCTACAAAGATGCACACCAAAAGAGTGTCCAG GCCATGAAGGAAAGAATGGGCGACCTTGCTCAGAGTTTAGGAATGCCACAAGGCCTTAACGATGGATTCAAATGA
- the LOC119996535 gene encoding early nodulin-like protein 1: MAGTAGTFQYSLLLMFLLFSFSQAKEILVGGNKDAWKVPSSQSDSLNEWAEKSRFRMGDSLVWKYESGKDSVLQVTREAYLSCNTSSPIDEYKDGNTKVTLDRSGPFYFISGTNGHCEKGQKMIVVVLSPRHRYTGISPAPSPAEFEGPAVAPTSSATSLKSCFIVVLGILLLALF, encoded by the exons ATGGCTGGTACTGCAGGAACTTTTCAATATTCTCTGTTGCTAATGTTTTTACTCTTCAGCTTCTCTCAAGCCAAAGAGATATTGGTTGGTGGCAACAAAGATGCTTGGAAGGTTCCATCATCTCAATCAGACTCTCTCAATGAATGGGCTGAAAAATCCAGATTTCGCATGGGCGATTCTCTTG TTTGGAAGTACGAGAGTGGTAAGGACTCAGTTCTACAAGTGACCAGGGAAGCTTACCTTAGCTGCAATACCTCAAGTCCAATTGACGAGTACAAGGATGGGAACACCAAGGTGACACTTGATCGATCTGGGCCATTCTACTTCATCAGCGGAACCAATGGCCACTGTGAGAAGGGCCAGAAGATGATTGTGGTGGTTCTGTCTCCAAGACACAGGTACACCGGTATCTCTCCTGCACCTTCTCCAGCAGAGTTTGAGGGTCCAGCCGTGGCTCCAACAAGCAGTGCAACAAGCTTGAAGAGTTGCTTCATAGTGGTGCTGGGAATTCTGCTCTTGGCGTTGTTTTGA
- the LOC119996135 gene encoding nuclear nucleic acid-binding protein C1D-like, whose product MTESTVVPESIMDSATRTLANVEQVKAHLPEFLSLLDPQVLAELPPLERAQSLLLLAKATTALFTLRLRGSGVHPDGHPVKTELKRLSLYQDKMERFIDLGKAPLRPSISLNYQAATRFIEHSLPDLTPGQRQSMKDISKKEGTRIKYLEKTVQNKRKHRSSEKQSVQTAAKEFLDKASRELLGDSQGSFKGPLQVDASCSDLPACMIIP is encoded by the exons ATGACGGAGAGCACGGTGGTGCCTGAATCGATTATGGACTCAGCGACGAGAACCTTAGCGAACGTAGAACAAGTTAAAGCCCACCTGCCCGAGTTCTTGTCGCTCTTGGACCCACAAGTCCTCGCAGAACTTCCACCTCTCGAACGGGCTCAGTCTCTTCTCTTGCTTGCCAAGGCCACCACCGCGCTCTTCACTT TGAGATTGAGGGGTAGTGGAGTTCACCCGGATGGTCATCCCGTCAAAACAGAACTT AAAAGGTTAAGCTTGTACCAAGACAAGATGGAGCGGTTCATAGATTTGGGTAAAG CTCCATTGCGACCTTCTATTAGCTTAAATTATCAGGCGGCAACCCGTTTTATTGAGCATTCTTTGCCAGATCTAACCCCTG GGCAGAGGCAAAGCATGAAAGATATCAGTAAGAAAGAGGGGACAAGGATCAAGTATTTAGAGAAGACTGTCCAAAACAAGAGGAAACATCGATCATCTGAGAAACAATCTGTTCAAACTGCTGCAAAGGAATTCCTTGACAAAGCTTCCCGTGAACTTTTGGGTGATAGTCAGGGTAGTTTTAAGGGGCCCCTACAGGTTGATGCTTCATGTTCAGATTTACCAGCCTGCATGATAATACCATGA
- the LOC119996534 gene encoding transmembrane 9 superfamily member 8-like — MTFQIRSLSLYTLTVAAVLLALIHGGHSFYLPGVAPQDFEKGDKLLVKVNKLTSTKTQLPYSYYSLPYCRPKKIIDSAENLGEVLRGDRIENSPYVFKMREPQMCKIVCRIALDAKTTKEFKEKIDDEYRVNMILDNLPLVVPIKRSDQESPGYQLGYYLGLKGQYSGSKVDRYFINNHLAFTVKYHKDLQSDPARIVGFEVKSFSVKHEYEGNWNDDKTRLITCDPHAKHMVVNSNSPQEVEEKKEIIFTYDVEFVPSDVKWASRWDAYLLMSDDQIHWFSIVNSLMIVLFLSGMLAMIMLRTLYRDISKYNELETQEEAQEETGWKLVHGDVFRPPTNSDLLCVYVGTGVQFFGMLLVTMIFALLGFLSPSNRGGLMTAMLLLFVFMGIFAGYASTRLYKMFKGTEWKKIALRTAIMFPGIVSAIFFVLNALIWGEKSSGAVPFGTMFALVFLWFGISVPLVFVGSYVGFRKPAIEDPVKTNKIPRQIPAQAWYMNPAFSILIGGILPFGAVFIELFFILTSIWLNQFYYIFGFLFLVFIILLVTCAEITIVLCYFQLCSEDYLWWWRSYLTSGSSAVYLFLYATFYFFTKLEITKFVSGVLYFGYMLIASYAFFVLTGTIGFYACFWFTRLIYSSVKID, encoded by the exons ATGACGTTTCAGATCAGATCTCTCTCGCTCTACACATTGACCGTCGCCGCCGTGCTTCTCGCTTTGATCCATGGCGGTCACTCCTTCTATCTTCCCGGTGTTGCTCCCCAGGACTTCGAAAAG GGAGATAAGTTGTTGGTGAAAGTGAACAAACTGACTTCGACAAAGACGCAGCTTCCGTACTCATATTATTCTCTTCCATATTGTCGCCCAAAAAAGATAATCGATAGTGCAGAGAATCTTGGGGAAGTCCTTCGCGGAGACCGGATTGAGAACTCCCCCTATGTG TTTAAAATGCGGGAACCACAAATGTGTAAAATTGTCTGTCGCATCGCACTTGATGCCAAAACTACGAAGGAGTTTAAGGAGAAGATTGACGATGAGTATCGGGTCAACAT GATCCTTGATAACCTTCCGCTGGTTGTACCCATAAAAAGATCAGATCAAGAATCTCCTGGTTATCAACTTGGCTATTATCTTGGGCTCAAAGGCCAATATAGCGGG TCTAAAGTAGATAGATACTTCATCAACAACCATCTGGCATTCACTGTTAAGTATCACAAAGATCTGCAAAGTGACCCTGCCAGGATTGTGGGTTTTGAAGTCAAATCATTTAG TGTCAAGCATGAATACGAAGGAAACTGGAATGATGACAAGACTCGTTTAATTACTTGTGACCCCCATGCAAAACACATGGTTGTCAATTCAAACTCTCCTCAAGAAGTTGAAGAGAAGAAGGAAATCATATTTACATATGATGTTGAGTTTGTG CCAAGTGATGTGAAATGGGCATCTAGATGGGATGCGTACCTTCTAATGAGTGATGATCAAATACACTGGTTCTCTATTGTTAATTCTTTGATGATTGTTCTCTTCCTCTCGGGCATGTTGGCAATGATAATGCTTCGAACTCTGTACCGTGACATATCAAAGTACAATGAACTTGAGACTCAGGAGGAGGCCCAAGAAGAGACAGGATGGAAACTTGTCCACGGGGATGTTTTCAGGCCACCAACCAATTCAGACTTACTCTGTGTTTATGTTGGAACTGGTGTTCAATTCTTTGGGATGTTACTTGTTACTATGATTTTTGCTCTCCTTGGATTCCTATCCCCTTCAAACCGAGGAGGTCTTATGACAGCTATGCTCTTACTCTTTGTCTTCATGGGCATCTTTGCTGGCTATGCCTCTACACGGTTGTACAAAATGTTCAAAGGAACGGAATGGAAGAAAATTGCTCTCAGGACTGCAATCATGTTCCCTGGAATTGTTTCAGCCATTTTCTTTGTATTGAATGCTCTTATATGGGGTGAAAAATCATCTGGGGCTGTGCCATTTGGCACTATGTTTGCTCTGGTGTTCTTATGGTTTGGCATTTCAGTTCCACTGGTGTTTGTGGGTAGCTATGTTGGGTTCAGGAAACCAGCAATTGAGGATCCTGTGAAGACAAATAAGATTCCAAGGCAGATTCCTGCGCAGGCTTGGTACATGAACCCCGCATTCTCAATTCTAATAGGAGGAATACTCCCATTTGGAGCTGTTTTCATTGAACTCTTTTTCATCCTCACCTCTATATGGCTAAATCAGTTCTACTACATCTTTGGGTTCCTGTTCTTGGTCTTCATAATCCTCCTGGTCACTTGTGCTGAGATAACAATTGTGCTTTGCTATTTCCAGTTGTGCAGTGAGGACTACCTTTGGTGGTGGAGATCTTACCTTACATCTGGCTCATCTGCAGTATATCTCTTCCTATATGCCACTTTCTATTTCTTCACGAAGCTGGAAATCACGAAGTTTGTTTCTGGAGTCTTATACTTTGGCTACATGCTGATTGCTTCCTATGCATTTTTTGTGCTAACTGGCACCATCGGGTTCTATGCGTGCTTTTGGTTTACAAGGCTGATCTACTCATCAGTGAAAATCGATTGA
- the LOC119997230 gene encoding probable folate-biopterin transporter 6 has translation MDPLEDKELISKPTNPAKHNHPCQSPTKNNINPFSLLLQPFQWLHMLSTHLTPSFVIGVALVYGLGQGFSGSLFKVVTDYYWKDVQKVQPSAVQLYMGLYYIPWVMKPIWGLLTDVFPVRGYRRKPYFVVAGVLGGVSALMVALLGNLPVVVALICLIVLTAGMAIADVTIDACIATNSIECRELAPDMQSLCWFCSSAGALVGYSTSGVLVHHLGAQAAFSILAVPPALFIVLGFVIHESKAMTTLHPQKKEKTEALESLGVAVTGMYESIKCPQVWKPSLYMFLSLALSISTHEAQFYWYTDPKDGPAFSQEFVGVIYAIGAAASMAGLLIYHKTLKDYPFRHILFFVQLLFAACGMLDLIFVLRWNLALGIPDYFFIVAEECVVRIITRIRWMPMMVLSSRLCPLGIEGTFYALLTGIDSLGSLSSKWGGGFVMHLLNVTRTDFRNLWLIILIRNILRFSTLCFIFLIPNADHSEDLIPLDILKKNSAANVDDDDDDEQEGMLQLVIKKEKLQV, from the exons ATGGATCCTCTTGAAGACAAAGAACTCATCTCAAAACCAACGAACCCTGCCAAACACAACCATCCATGTCAATCTCCTACAAAAAACAATATCAATCCTTTCTCATTGCTTCTCCAACCATTTCAATGGCTTCATATGCTCTCAACTCATCTTACCCCAAGCTTCGTTATTGGAGTTGCCCTCGTTTATGGCCTTGGTCAGGGCTTCTCTGGGTCACTCTTCAAGGTAGTGACTGACTACTACTGGAAAGATGTCCAGAAAGTCCAACCCTCTGCAGTGCAACTCTACATGGGCCTATATTACATTCCTTGGGTCATGAAACCAATATGGGGTCTCTTGACTGATGTTTTTCCGGTGAGAGGGTACCGAAGGAAGCCTTACTTTGTTGTGGCGGGTGTTCTTGGAGGTGTTTCTGCATTGATGGTTGCTCTTCTTGGGAATTTGCCAGTTGTGGTGGCTTTGATTTGCTTGATTGTGTTGACTGCTGGGATGGCGATCGCAGATGTCACGATTGATGCTTGTATTGCTACAAATAGTATCGAATGCAGAGAGTTGGCTCCGGATATGCAGAGTCTTTGTTGGTTTTGCTCTTCTGCTGGAGCTTTGGTTGGGTACTCCACTAGTGGTGTCTTAGTTCATCACCTTGGAGCTCAG GCAGCATTCAGTATCTTGGCAGTCCCACCAGCATTGTTCATAGTTCTGGGCTTTGTGATTCATGAATCTAAAGCTATGACTACTCTTCATCCtcagaagaaagagaaaacggAG GCATTGGAGAGCTTAGGAGTGGCAGTGACAGGCATGTATGAATCAATCAAGTGCCCTCAAGTGTGGAAACCTTCACTCTACATGTTCCTTTCTTTGGCTCTCAGTATAAGCACTCATGAAGCGCAGTTTTATTGGTACACAGACCCTAAAGATGGCCCAGCTTTCTCACAG GAATTTGTTGGGGTCATTTATGCCATTGGTGCAGCGGCTTCAATGGCAGGACTTTTGATTTATCACAAGACCTTGAAAGACTATCCATTCAGGCACATACTGTTCTTTGTGCAACTCCTGTTTGCCGCATGCGGAATGCTTGATCTCATCTTCGTCCTCCGGTGGAACTTAGCGCTCGGAATTCCCGACTACTTCTTCATTGTTGCAGAAGAATGTGTAGTAAGAATCATAACCAGAATCAGGTGGATGCCGATGATGGTTCTGAGCAGTCGGCTTTGCCCTTTAGGCATCGAAGGCACATTTTACGCGCTTTTGACTGGCATAGATAGCCTTGGTTCTTTGTCGTCGAAATGGGGTGGAGGGTTTGTTATGCATTTGTTGAATGTCACTAGGACTGATTTTAGAAATCTATGGTTGATCATTTTGATTCGCAACATTTTGAGGTTTAGCACATTGTGTTTCATCTTTCTTATCCCCAATGCTGATCATTCAGAGGATTTGATCCCCTTGGATATTTTGAAGAAGAATTCAGCAGCAAAtgtagatgatgatgatgatgatgaacaagAGGGAATGCTGCAACTTGTTATTAAGAAAGAGAAACTTCAAGTCTAG
- the LOC119997543 gene encoding L10-interacting MYB domain-containing protein, with product MNSQITTSNDRSRTYWIPSMERYFIDLMLEHMHRGNRSGHSFNKHAWTEMLTTFNAQFGTQYDKDVLKGRYTNLWKQFNDVKNLLSQDGFSWDETREMVVADDSVWNAYIQAHPDARSYRTKPVLNFNDLRVIYEYTTADGRYSRSSHDVDIDDEVLGVNMGDGMVSLAASSSERPRTDWTADMDQYFIELMLDQVGRGNKTDSAFNKQAWTDMLALFNAKFGPQHGKRVLRHRYKKLWKYYLDMTKILNQNGFSWDETQHMIIADDDAWDAYIKGHPYARAYKMKALPNYNDLILVYGNATDNGNLSLHPDKDLEVGVPATKGGEGQGSRTHSGGDRTRTFWTPPMDRFFIDLLLEQVYKGNRIGQTFLAQAWTDIVLSFNEKFQSHHDKDVLKNRYKHLRRQYNDIKNLLENSGFLWDGSREMVVADDYIWDAYVKEHPDSRSYRVKTVPSYDKLCIIFGEESCDGGYNRLAENVDSWHGIPVLMNGEDNSEYFPTSILPFTVDWTEPMDCCFIDLLLKQVTGGNKIDQTFNEQAWAHMVDSFNSKFGVQYNKYILEARYTDLFQKHDDISNILSNSGFSWDEAQQLIIADNNIWEAYIKDNPEAIAYRERNLGDYRDLCKIFGEKGSDERLSGQAIKLGTYHNSLGLEMDGVLGDLQTHTENVASAEQRKRPSVILSDRRRGKVQRTSKDMQRVLEIAGVVKMLVDNRERKDHKAIENAINALQAVPDIEEELLLDGCDLLEDERKAKTFLALDITLRKKWLLRKLRPKDL from the exons ATGAATAGCCAAATCACTACAAGCAATGATCGTTCGAGGACATATTGGATTCCATCAATGGAGCGATATTTCATTGATCTTATGTTAGAGCACATGCATAGAGGAAACAGAAGCGGGCATAGCTTCAACAAGCATGCATGGACTGAGATGCTCACCACATTCAATGCACAATTTGGAACCCAGTATGACAAAGATGTTTTAAAGGGCAGATATACAAATTTGTGGAAGCAATTCAATGATGTAAAGAATCTTCTAAGTCAAGATGGATTTTCATGGGATGAAACTAGAGAAATGGTTGTAGCTGACGACAGTGTCTGGAATGCTTACATTCAG GCTCACCCTGATGCACGATCTTACAGGACTAAACCAGTGTTGAATTTCAATGATTTGCGTGTGATATACGAGTACACGACTGCAGATGGAAGATACAGCAGATCAAGTCATGATGTCGACATTGACGATGAAGTTTTAGGAGTTAATATGG GTGATGGAATGGTCAGCCTTGCCGCTTCAAGTAGTGAGCGTCCAAGGACTGATTGGACTGCGGATATGGACCAGTATTTCATTGAACTTATGCTGGACCAAGTAGGGAGAGGAAATAAGACTGATAGTGCTTTCAACAAACAAGCATGGACCGATATGCTTGCTTTATTTAATGCAAAATTTGGTCCTCAACATGGCAAAAGGGTTTTAAGACATCGGTACAAGAAATTGTGGAAGTACTATTTAGATATGACGAAAATTTTGAACCAAAATGGCTTCTCGTGGGATGAGACTCAACACATGATTATAGCTGATGATGATGCTTGGGATGCTTACATCAAG GGGCACCCATATGCAAGGGCATATAAAATGAAAGCGTTGCCAAATTACAATGATTTGATCCTTGTTTATGGGAATGCAACTGACAATGGAAATCTAAGTTTGCATCCAGACAAAGACCTTGAAGTTGGTGTACCAGCAACAAAAGGCG GCGAAGGACAGGGAAGTCGAACTCATTCTGGTGGTGATCGTACAAGAACATTTTGGACACCTCCAATGGATCGTTTTTTCATTGACTTATTGCTAGAGCAGGTGTATAAAGGAAATAGAATTGGACAAACATTCCTAGCCCAGGCTTGGACTGACATAGTTTTATCATTTAATGAGAAATTTCAATCTCACCATGACAAGGATGTTCTGAAGAATCGATACAAACATTTGAGGAGGCAGTATAATGACATTAAAAATCTTCTCGAGAATAGTGGGTTTTTGTGGGATGGATCCCGAGAAATGGTTGTGGCTGATGATTATATTTGGGATGCTTATGTCAAG GAACATCCTGATTCTAGATCATATAGAGTGAAAACCGTTCCAAGCTATGATAAATTATGTATTATATTTGGAGAAGAAAGTTGCGATGGAGGATACAACCGTTTGGCTGAAAATGTAGATTCTTGGCATGGAATTCCTGTTTTGATGAATG gtGAGGATAATAGCGAATACTTCCCCACCAGTATTCTTCCTTTCACAGTTGATTGGACAGAGCCGATGGACTGTTGTTTCATTGACCTATTGCTAAAGCAAGTGACTGGGGGAAATAAGATTGATCAAACATTCAATGAGCAAGCATGGGCTCACATGGttgattcattcaactcaaAGTTTGGAGTTCaatataacaaatatattttggaAGCTCGCTATACCGACCTATTTCAAAAGCACGATGACATCAGTAATATCCTCAGTAACAGTGGGTTTTCCTGGGATGAAGCACAGCAATTGATCATTGCTGATAATAATATCTGGGAAGCTTACATAAAG GACAACCCAGAGGCTATAGCATACAGAGAGAGAAACTTAGGCGATTATAGGGatttatgcaaaatttttggggAAAAAGGATCAGATGAAAGACTCAGTGGTCAGGCTATAAAATTGGGAACTTACCATAACTCTCTGGGATTGGAGATGGATGGAGTGCTCGGAGATCTACAAACACACACAGAAAATGTAGCATCTGCGGAGCAAAGGAAGCGGCCAAGTGTGATACTATCAGACCGCAGACGTGGCAAAGTGCAGAGAACCAGCAAGGACATGCAAAGAGTTCTTGAGATTGCAGGTGTGGTCAAAATGTTGGTGGATAACAGAGAACGCAAGGATCATAAAGCAATAGAGAATGCTATCAACGCACTTCAAGCTGTACCAGATATTGAGGAAGAGCTTTTGTTGGATGGTTGTGATCTTTTAGAAGATGAGAGAAAGGCAAAAACATTTTTGGCTCTGGATATAACACTACGAAAGAAGTGGTTACTGAGAAAGCTACGTCCAAAGGATCTGTGA
- the LOC119996536 gene encoding uncharacterized protein LOC119996536, producing MTGNEDWRKNADTHKMSPEDVKAAGVEGSKRPPGNNPGGVLHQRRNLPFSRTTMAIGGFLITAAIGYMVLYSKKKPEASARDVAKVATNTADPKDTHPRK from the coding sequence ATGACAGGGAATGAAGATTGGAGGAAAAACGCGGACACACACAAAATGAGTCCAGAGGACGTGAAAGCAGCAGGTGTAGAGGGATCCAAGAGGCCTCCAGGAAACAACCCTGGTGGGGTTCTCCACCAGCGGCGCAACCTTCCCTTTAGTAGAACCACCATGGCCATCGGCGGGTTCCTCATCACAGCAGCCATCGGTTACATGGTCTTGTACAGCAAGAAAAAGCCCGAAGCCAGTGCCAGGGACGTCGCTAAGGTGGCCACCAATACTGCAGATCCCAAGGATACCCACCCCCGGAAATGA
- the LOC119997232 gene encoding phospholipid hydroperoxide glutathione peroxidase 1, chloroplastic-like: MASMSFSANFTSPLHTKNSSSSSWPPMSSSFPFIKSPLGASKSAFMQHGFSFQTPKLSGFLSKSRASGVCARAATEKTIHDFTVKDIDAKDVPLSKYKGKVLLIVNVASKCGLTTTNYSELSHIYEKYKTQGFEILAFPCNQFGGQEPGSNPEIKQFACTRFKAEFPIFDKVDVNGPTTAPIYQFLKSNAGGFLGDLIKWNFEKFLVDKNGKVIERYPPTTSPFQIEKDVQKLLAA, encoded by the exons ATGGCTTCCATGTCTTTTTCTGCCAATTTCACTTCACCTCTGCACACTAaaaactcttcttcttcctcttggcCTCCTATGTCCTCCTCGTTCCCGTTCATCAAATCCCCTCTTGGGGCATCTAAATCGGCTTTTATGCAACATGGTTTCTCTTTTCAGACCCCGAAACTATCCGGTTTTCTCTCCAAATCTCGTGCTTCGGGTGTTTGTGCGAGAGCCGCGACTGAGAAGACTATACACGATTTCACTGTAAAG GATATTGATGCGAAAGATGTCCCTCTTAGCAAATATAAGGGAAAGGTTCTCTTGATTGTCAATGTTGCATCAAAATG TGGTTTGACAACAACAAATTACTCAGAACTCTCCCACATTTACGAGAAGTACAAGACTCAAG GATTTGAAATTCTAGCGTTTCCTTGCAATCAATTTGGAGGACAAGAGCCTGGGTCAAATCCAGAGATTAAACAATTTGCTTGTACCAGGTTCAAGGCTGAATTCCCCATTTTTGATAAG GTTGATGTGAATGGACCTACTACAGCTCCAATATACCAATTTCTGAAGTCAAATGCTGGAGGATTTTTGGGTGATTTGATCAAGtggaattttgaaaaattcttaGTGGACAAAAATGGTAAAGTTATCGAGCGATATCCACCAACAACGTCACCTTTCCAAATCGAG AAGGACGTTCAGAAGCTCCTTGCAGCGTGA
- the LOC119997231 gene encoding probable protein phosphatase 2C 60, whose translation MGIYLSSPKTEKFSEDGENEKLRFGLSSMQGWRATMEDAHAALPDLDGSTSFFGVYDGHGGKVVAKFCAKYLHQQVLKNEAYAAGDIETSVQKSFFRMDEMMHGQRGWRELAVLGDKINKFTGMIEGLIWSPRSADGNDQHDDWGFEEGPHSDFSGPTSGSTACVAIIRNNQLVVANAGDSRCVISRKGQAYNLSRDHKPDLVAEKERILKAGGFIHAARINGSLNLTRAIGDMEFKQNKFLPVEKQIVTANPDVNTVDLCGDDNFIVLACDGIWDCMSSQQLVDFIHEQLKTESKLSAVCERVLDRCLAPSTAGGEGCDNMTMILVQFKKPLGSNASADDQLSESKSADAPEGSESVASTHN comes from the exons ATGGGCATATATCTGAGCTCCCCCAAAACTGAGAAATTCTCAGAAGATGGTGAGAATGAAAAGCTAAGATTTGGTTTATCATCCATGCAAGGATGGCGGGCAACCATGGAAGATGCT cATGCTGCACTACCTGATCTGGATGGTTCCACTTCATTCTTTGGTGTGTATGATGGCCATGGAG GAAAGGTAGTAGCAAAATTCTGTGCCAAGTATCTTCATCAGCAGGTTCTCAAGAATGAAGCATATGCAGCTGGAGATATAGAGACATCTGTTCAGAAATCATTTTTCAG AATGGATGAGATGATGCATGGCCAAAGAGGATGGAGGGAATTGGCTGTTTTGGGCGATAAAATTAACAAGTTTACTGGCATGATAGAAGGGCTAATATGGTCTCCCAGGAGTGCTGATGGAAATGACCAACATGATGACTGGGGTTTTGAAGAG GGTCCTCACTCCGATTTTTCTGGACCAACCTCTGGGAGCACAGCTTGTGTCGCAATTATTAGAAATAACCAACTTGTTGTTGCAAATGCTGGTGATTCTCGTTGTGTGATATCTCGAAAGGGTCAG GCATACAATCTGTCTAGGGATCATAAACCTGATCTTGTGGCTGAGAAGGAAAGAATTTTAAAAGCTGGTGGCTTTATACATGCGGCACGAATAAATGGAAGTTTAAATCTCACAAGAGCAATAG GTGACATGGAGTTCAAGCAGAATAAATTTTTGCCTGTTGAAAAGCAAATTGTAACTGCAAATCCTGATGTAAACACT GTTGATCTTTGTGGTGATGACAATTTTATTGTGCTAGCATGTGATGGAATCTG GGATTGCATGTCAAGCCAACAACTAGTGGATTTTATTCATGAACAGCTAAAGACG GAAAGTAAGCTCTCTGCTGTATGTGAGAGAGTACTCGACAGGTGTTTGGCGCCATCAACTGCCGGTGGGGAAGGGTGTGACAACATGACCATGATCTTGGTGCAGTTTAAGAAACCCTTGGGCTCTAATGCATCTGCAGATGATCAATTGTCAGAATCTAAGTCCGCTGACGCTCCTGAAGGAAGTGAATCAGTAGCTTCTACACACAATTGA